One Triticum dicoccoides isolate Atlit2015 ecotype Zavitan chromosome 5B, WEW_v2.0, whole genome shotgun sequence genomic window carries:
- the LOC119312324 gene encoding putrescine hydroxycinnamoyltransferase 1-like → MGAVLSKKRIRKSDAVVQEVKVVESCMVAPSAQTPRHGLWLSPLDLMLVNRGHTPTVYFYRSESGGDFFDVARLKAAMAKALVAFYPLAGRLGVGGRDGRAVIDCAGQGALFVAARSELAVDDFSGFKPSPELRRLFVPRVEDYSPPVMCAVQVTFLKCGGVALGTALHHVAADAISAFHFFETWSAFSRDGDAAAAAALEPPFHDRTLLRARSPPFVHPDALTVFCPKLNLSTEPSARPVVSEAFDISKDQVAALKSACVSGEGGRVSTFCAVSAHVWRCVCVARRLPPDATTRLTFPASVRRSLRPPLPAGYFGNGIIWLGAAGQVRDVASSGSEGLPSVADRIRGAVRRMDDELVRSAVDYFELTTEADSKPAPGRMAETELRVISWLGMPVYDADFGWGKPLAMLRAEAERAGFVYLMDGGQGAGSVRVVICTEAAILDDFQRLLYAKF, encoded by the coding sequence aTGGGTGCGGTGCTATCAAAGAAAAGGATAAGGAAAAGTGATGCCGTGGTGCAGGAGGTGAAGGTGGTGGAGTCGTGCATGGTGGCACCAAGCGCGCAGACGCCTAGGCACGGCCTGTGGCTCTCCCCGCTCGACCTCATGCTGGTCAACAGAGGCCACACCCCCACCGTCTACTTCTACCGCTCCGAGTCCGGCGGCGACTTCTTCGACGTGGCCAGGCTCAAGGCGGCGATGGCCAAGGCTCTGGTGGCCTTCTACCCCCTGGCCGGCCGTCTCGGCGTGGGCGGCCGTGACGGCAGGGCGGTGATCGACTGCGCCGGTCAGGGCGCGCTCTTCGTCGCCGCGCGCTCCGAACTGGCCGTCGACGACTTCAGCGGCTTCAAGCCGTCGCCGGAGCTAAGGAGGCTCTTTGTTCCCCGCGTCGAGGATTACTCGCCTCCCGTCATGTGCGCcgtccaggtcaccttcttgaagtgCGGCGGGGTGGCACTAGGGACCGCGCTGCACCACGTCGCCGCCGACGCCATCAGCGCCTTCCACTTCTTCGAGACGTGGTCCGCCTTCTCACGGgacggcgacgcggcggcggcggcggccctagAGCCCCCGTTCCACGACCGCACCCTCCTCCGCGCGCGCTCCCCGCCCTTCGTCCACCCGGACGCGCTCACCGTCTTCTGCCCCAAGCTGAACCTCTCCACCGAGCCGTCGGCGAGGCCCGTCGTCAGCGAGGCTTTCGACATCTCCAAGGACCAGGTCGCCGCTCTCAAGAGTGCGTGCGTCAGCGGCGAGGGCGGGCGCGTGAGCACGTTCTGCGCCGTGAGCGCCCACGTGTGGCGGTGCGTGTGCGTGGCCCGCCGGCTGCCGCCGGACGCCACGACCCGCCTCACCTTCCCGGCCAGCGTCCGGCGCAGCCTGAGGCCGCCGCTCCCGGCCGGCTACTTCGGCAACGGGATCATCTGGCTGGGCGCCGCCGGCCAGGTCCGGGACGTCGCCTCCTCGGGCTCGGAGGGCCTGCCCTCCGTGGCCGACCGAATCAGGGGCGCCGTCCGCCGGATGGACGACGAGCTGGTGCGCTCGGCGGTCGACTACTTCGAGCTGACCACGGAGGCGGACAGCAAGCCAGCGCCGGGCCGCATGGCGGAGACGGAGCTGAGGGTGATCAGCTGGCTGGGCATGCCGGTGTACGACGCGGACTTCGGGTGGGGGAAGCCGCTGGCGATGCTGCGCGCCGAGGCGGAGCGCGCCGGGTTCGTCTACCTGATGGACGGCGGGCAGGGCGCCGGCAGCGTGCGCGTCGTCATCTGTACGGAGGCCGCGATCCTGGACGACTTCCAGCGCCTGCTATATGCCAAGTTCTAG
- the LOC119310390 gene encoding putative serpin-Z8, producing the protein MPRPRKKSRQSGSARVGQPKQRDALMEQSLPATGYELPVTKNPSVQLDVVGPTGNPGSSGLAALAVGLARRLADGSVDDNLVFSPLELENFVSHMAADALQDRSASGGPRIAFACGIWSDLTRCLKLSFREAVVGTYKAEASSVDFRGAPEAARSQINGWAAQVTRNLIDSVLPAGSISPATRVVLGNAMYFKGNWEDQPFDKRHTAHEPFYRLDRSQVDVPFMQSSDSQFVAVHDGFKVLMLQYKMAAPDYQEQATSNSDHSGHTQFSMCIFLPDAHDGLLGLLDTIASRPGFLQDHLPEVQITLSEFRVPKFKLSFHSSVVAVLKKLGLELPFCLEGDLADMVEDDGSGLPIVVEDVIHKAVVEVNEEGTEAAAVTMVISAPRCARRGRRPPPPQVNFIADHPFAYYIVEEATGAVVFAGHVVDPSE; encoded by the exons ATGCCTCGTCCGCGCAAGAAGTCGCGGCAGTCCGGCTCTGCCCGTGTTGGGCAACCGAAACAGAGGGATGCACTGATGGAGCAGAGCTTACCTGCCACAGGATATGAGTTGCCGGTGACCAAAAACCCGTCGGTGCAGTTGGATGTAGTAGGGCCGACGGGGAATCCTGGCTCCAGCGGCCTGGCAGCGCTCGCCGTCGGGCTCGCGAGGCGCCTTGCCGATGGGAGCGTGGACGACAACCTAGTCTTCTCGCCGCT CGAGCTCGAGAACTTTGTGTCGCACATGGCGGCGGACGCACTCCAAGACAGGTCCGCCTCGGGCGGCCCCCGCATAGCATTCGCGTGTGGCATCTGGAGCGACCTGACGAGGTGTCTGAAGCTGTCCTTCCGTGAGGCCGTCGTGGGCACGTACAAGGCCGAGGCCAGCAGCGTCGACTTCCGCGGCGCGCCGGAGGCAGCCCGGAGCCAGATCAACGGGTGGGCGGCTCAGGTGACGAGGAACCTCATCGACTCGGTCCTCCCGGCGGGGTCGATAAGCCCGGCGACTCGGGTCGTGCTCGGCAACGCCATGTACTTCAAGGGCAATTGGGAGGACCAGCCGTTCGACAAGAGGCACACCGCACACGAGCCATTTTACCGGCTCGACCGCAGCCAGGTCGACGTGCCCTTCATGCAGAGCTCGGACTCACAGTTCGTCGCCGTGCATGACGGGTTCAAGGTGCTCATGCTCCAGTACAAGATGGCGGCGCCAGATTACCAGGAACAGGCGACCTCTAACTCCGATCATAGCGGGCATACGCAGTTCTCGATGTGCATCTTCCTCCCGGACGCCCATGACGGTCTGCTGGGGCTTCTGGACACGATAGCGTCCCGGCCTGGGTTCCTGCAGGACCACCTGCCGGAGGTGCAGATCACCCTCAGCGAGTTTCGGGTGCCAAAGTTCAAGCTGTCCTTCCACAGCAGCGTCGttgccgtcctcaagaagctggggCTCGAGCTGCCATTCTGCCTGGAAGGCGACCTAGCTGACATGGTGGAGGACGACGGCTCTGGCTTGCCGATTGTAGTGGAGGATGTCATCCACAAGGCCGTCGTTGAGGTAAACGAGGAAGGTACTGAAGCCGCCGCGGTCACTATGGTCATCTCGGCTCCTAGATGCGCACGAAGGGGGAGGAGGCCACCGCCTCCACAAGTGAATTTCATCGCCGACCATCCGTTTGCTTACTACATAGTGGAGGAGGCGACCGGCGCAGTTGTCTTTGCGGGGCATGTTGTCGACCCCTCGGAGTAA